A window of the Gossypium hirsutum isolate 1008001.06 chromosome A05, Gossypium_hirsutum_v2.1, whole genome shotgun sequence genome harbors these coding sequences:
- the LOC107907498 gene encoding DNA polymerase epsilon subunit B — MSGQTRKKIQKKLKIRGYSLKTDGLDEILSFVNRFQDAEDEAIDLLLDQLDHQSLISSIIDKEAVHQVVSLLLEAEAAEEESPSSSHSSIRVVDAFLIPKFRYDPIKKHFFQHAGSLPIHGEASAKAALYRDRLLLLFQRVSRDQHFIKPAFDTDVDTSPSCQLSTIQSLVGQRGRRWVMGVISQLEDGHFYLEDLTAAIEIDFSKAKITTGFFTENTIIVAEGEMLSEGIFQVITCGFPPLENRDKSLKVLAGHDFFGCGTLTKEETLRLADLEKRAVNDMFVILSDIWLDNEQVMEKLETVLNGFENVEIVPSLFVFMGDFCSHPCNLSFHSFSSLRSQFGKLGRMIEAHPRLKEQSKFLFIPGPNDTGPSTVLPRCALPKYLTEELQKHVPNAIFSSNPCRVKFYTQEMVFFRQDLLYRMRRSCLIPPSTEETDDPFEHLVATITHQSHLCPLPLFVQPIIWNYDHCLHLYPTPHTIVLGDRSEQKAFKYTGITCFNPGSFSDDSTFVAFRPCTQEVEFSAL, encoded by the exons ATGAGTGGGCAAACTCGTAAGAAGATTCAAAAGAAATTGAAGATAAGAGGATACAGCTTGAAGACGGATGGTCTTGATGAGATTCTCTCCTTCGTCAATCGCTTCCAAGATGCTGAAGATGAGGCTATCGACCTCCTCCTCGACCAGCTCGATCACCAATCCt TGATATCTTCCATAATCGACAAGGAGGCGGTGCACCAAGTAGTCAGTCTTCTATTGGAAGCTGAAGCAGCTGAGGAGGAATCCCCTTCTTCTTCTCATTCCTCGATCCGCGTTGTTGATGCCTTTCTTATCCCCAAATTTAGATACGATCCCATCAAGAAGCATTTCTTTCA ACATGCGGGTAGTCTACCCATTCATGGGGAAGCTTCTGCAAAAGCAGCTCTTTATAGAGACAGGTTATTGTTGTTGTTCCAAAGGGTTTCTCGTGATCAGCATTTTATTAAACCTGCATTTGATACTGATGTTGATACCTCTCCAAGCTGTCAG CTATCAACAATACAGTCTCTGGTTGGGCAAAGAGGGAGGAGATGGGTGATGGGTGTCATCTCCCAGTTGGAGGATGGTCATTTTTACTTGGAAGACCTTACTGCTGCTATTGAAATAGACTTCTCCAAAGCA AAGATAACTACAGGATTTTTCACCGAGAACACTATAATTGTAGCAGAAGGTGAAATGCTTTCTGAGGGAATTTTTCAG GTAATTACATGTGGCTTTCCTCCCTTAGAGAACAGAGATAAATCACTCAAAGTACTTGCTGGACATGACTTCTTTGGTTGTGGTACACTAACAAAAGAGGAGACG CTCAGACTTGCAGATTTGGAAAAGAGAGCAGTAAATGACATGTTTGTCATACTATCTGACATTTGGCTGGACAATGAACAG GTTATGGAAAAGCTGGAGACTGTCCTTAATGGATTTGAGAATGTGGAAATCGTTCCTTCCTTATTTGTTTTCATGGGAGATTTTTGTTCTCACCCATGCAATCTCTCCTTTCATTCTTTCTCAAGTCTCAG ATCGCAATTTGGAAAATTAGGCCGAATGATTGAAGCCCATCCCCGACTGAAAGAACAGAGCAAGTTTCTGTTTATTCCAGGTCCCAATGATACAG GTCCATCAACTGTTTTACCTCGGTGTGCTTTACCAAAATATCTAACTGAAGAGCTCCAGAAGCATGTTCCAAATGCCATATTTTCTAGTAATCCCTGCAG GGTAAAGTTCTACACGCAGGAAATGGTCTTCTTTCGTCAAGATCTACTGTATAGAATGCGACGTTCTTGTTTGATTCCCCCTTCCACTGAAGAAACAGATGATCCTTTTGAACAT CTTGTTGCAACCATTACCCATCAAAGTCATCTCTGCCCACTGCCTCTCTTTGTACAACCCATCATTTGGAATTATGACCATTGTctccatctatatccgactccaCATACG ATCGTTTTAGGTGATAGAAGTGAGCAGAAGGCATTCAAGTATACTGGAATTACTTGCTTCAATCCAGGTTCCTTCTCAGATGACAGCACATTTGTTGCATTTAGACCTTGCACTCAGGAAGTTGAGTTTTCAGCCTTGTGA
- the LOC107907497 gene encoding plasma membrane ATPase 4, whose amino-acid sequence MGAISLEEIKNETVDLEKIPIEEVFEQLKCSREGLSSEEGANRLQIFGPNKLEEKKESKILKFLGFMWNPLSWVMEAAAIMAIALANGDGKPPDWQDFVGIVCLLVINSTISFIEENNAGNAAAALMAGLAPKTKVLRDGKWSEQEAAILVPGDIISIKLGDIIPADARLLEGDPLKIDQSALTGESLPVTKNPGDEVFSGSTCKQGEIEAVVIATGVHTFFGKAAHLVDSTNNVGHFQKVLTAIGNFCICSIAIGMLVEIIVMYPIQHRKYRDGIDNLLVLLIGGIPIAMPTVLSVTMAIGSHRLSQQGAITKRMTAIEEMAGMDVLCSDKTGTLTLNKLSVDRNLIEVFVKDVDKEHVVLLAARASRTENQDAIDAAIVGMLADPKEARAGIREVHFLPFNPVDKRTALTYIDSNGNWHRASKGAPEQILTLCNAKEDVKKKVHAIIDKFADRGLRSLGVARQLVPEKSKDGAGTPWQFVGLLPLFDPPRHDSAETIRRALNLGVNVKMITGDQLAIAKETGRRLGMGTNMYPSASLLGQDKDASIAALPVEELIEKADGFAGVFPEHKYEIVRKLQERKHICGMTGDGVNDAPALKKADIGIAVADATDAARSASDIVLTEPGLSVIISAVLTSRAIFQRMKNYTIYAVSITIRIVFGFMLIALIWKFDFSPFMVLIIAILNDGTIMTISKDRVKPSPLPDSWKLKEIFATGIVLGGYLALMTVVFFWIMHDTDFFSEKFGVRSLRKRDDQMMGALYLQVSIVSQALIFVTRSRSWSYFERPGLLLVTAFIIAQLVATVIAVYANWGFARIQGIGWGWAGVIWLYSVVFYIPLDLMKFAIRYILSGKAWLNLLENKTAFTTKKDYGKEEREAQWALAQRTLHGLQPPEASNLFNDKSSYRELSEIAEQAKRRAEVARLRELHTLKGHVESVVKLKGLDIDTIQQHYTV is encoded by the exons ATGGGTGCTATCAGTCTTGAAGAGATCAAGAACGAGACTGTTGATCTG GAAAAAATCCCAATAGAGGAAGTGTTTGAGCAGCTGAAATGTAGCAGAGAAGGATTGAGTTCAGAGGAGGGAGCCAACAGGCTTCAGATTTTTGGACCAAACAAGTTAGAGGAGAAGAAG GAAAGTAAGATTCTAAAATTTTTGGGGTTTATGTGGAATCCACTGTCATGGGTGATGGAAGCTGCTGCAATCATGGCCATTGCTTTGGCTAATGGTGATGGAAAGCCCCCAGATTGGCAAGACTTTGTTGGTATTGTTTGTTTGTTGGTAATTAACTCTACCATCAGTTTCATTGAAGAAAACAATGCTGGCAATGCTGCCGCCGCTCTTATGGCTGGTCTTGCCCCCAAAACCAAG GTGCTTAGGGATGGCAAATGGAGTGAACAAGAAGCAGCGATTCTGGTTCCTGGAGACATCATTAGTATTAAATTGGGAGATATTATCCCTGCCGATGCTCGTCTTCTTGAAGGTGATCCCTTGAAGATTGATCAATCTGCTCTTACTGGTGAATCACTCCCGGTGACCAAGAACCCCGGGGATGAAGTCTTCTCTGGTTCAACTTGCAAACAAGGTGAAATCGAGGCTGTTGTTATTGCTACCGGTGTTCATACCTTCTTTGGTAAGGCTGCACATCTTGTGGATAGCACCAACAACGTAGGACATTTCCAAAAGGTGCTCACTGCTATTGGAAACTTCTGTATTTGTTCCATTGCTATTGGTATGTTGGTTGAGATCATAGTCATGTACCCCATTCAACACCGCAAGTACCGGGATGGAATCGACAATCTCTTGGTTCTTTTGATCGGTGGTATTCCAATTGCTATGCCTACTGTTTTGTCTGTGACCATGGCAATTGGATCTCACAGGCTGTCTCAGCAAGGTGCTATTACCAAGCGTATGACTGCCATTGAAGAAATGGCTGGCATGGATGTCCTTTGTAGTGATAAGACAGGAACATTGAcacttaacaagctcagtgttGACAGAAACTTGATTGAGGTGTTTGTAAAGGATGTTGATAAGGAACATGTTGTACTGCTTGCTGCAAGGGCCTCTAGAACTGAAAATCAAGATGCTATTGATGCTGCCATTGTTGGAATGCTTGCTGATCCTAAGGAGGCAAGAGCTGGTATTAGAGAGGTGCACTTCTTACCCTTCAATCCTGTGGACAAGAGAACTGCATTGACTTACATCGATTCAAACGGTAACTGGCACCGAGCAAGCAAAGGTGCTCCCGAACAG ATCTTGACTCTTTGCAATGCAAAAGAAGATGTTAAGAAGAAGGTTCATGCTATCATCGACAAGTTCGCGGATCGTGGTCTGCGGTCATTAGGTGTTGCAAGACAG CTAGTACCAGAAAAATCAAAAGATGGTGCCGGTACTCCATGGCAATTTGTTGGTTTATTGCCTCTGTTTGATCCTCCCAGGCATGACAGTGCAGAAACCATTCGCAGAGCTCTTAACCTCGGTGTTAATGTCAAGATGATAACAG GTGATCAACTTGCCATTGCAAAGGAAACCGGTCGCCGACTAGGAATGGGAACAAACATGTATCCATCTGCTTCTTTGTTAGGTCAAGACAAGGATGCAAGCATAGCTGCCCTTCCTGTTGAAGAGTTGATTGAGAAGGCAGATGGGTTTGCCGGCGTCTTTCCAGAACACAAATACGAAATTGTGAGGAAATTGCAGGAGAGGAAACATATATGTGGAATGACTGGAGATGGTGTTAATGACGCTCCTGCTTTAAAGAAAGCTGATATAGGTATTGCTGTTGCTGATGCTACAGACGCCGCACGAAGCGCTTCAGACATTGTTCTTACAGAACCTGGATTGAGTGTTATTATCAGTGCAGTGTTAACTAGTAGAGCTATTTTCCAGAGGATGAAGAACTATACT ATTTATGCAGTTTCCATCACAATCCGTATAGTG TttggatttatgcttattgctCTCATTTGGAAGTTCGACTTTTCACCGTTCATGGTTTTGATCATTGCCATTCTAAATGATG GAACTATTATGACCATCTCAAAGGACAGAGTAAAGCCATCTCCCTTGCCTGATAGCTGGAAACTGAAAGAAATTTTTGCCACTGGTATTGTGCTTGGTGGCTACTTGGCATTGATGACCGTTGTTTTCTTCTGGATTATGCATGATACAGACTTCTTTTCG GAAAAATTTGGTGTAAGGTCTCTAAGGAAGAGGGATGACCAAATGATGGGTGCTTTATATTTACAAGTGAGCATTGTGAGCCAGGCTTTAATTTTCGTCACTAGATCACGTAGCTGGTCATATTTTGAGCGTCCTGGACTGCTATTGGTCACTGCCTTCATCATTGCACAGCTG GTTGCTACTGTGATTGCTGTATATGCTAACTGGGGATTTGCAAGGATTCAAGGAATAGGATGGGGATGGGCCGGTGTCATATGGCTTTACAGTGTTGTTTTCTACATCCCACTTGATCTAATGAAGTTCGCCATTCGTTACATCTTAAGTGGAAAAGCTTGGCTCAACTTGCTAGAAAACAAG ACTGCATTCACCACCAAGAAAGACTACGGAAAAGAAGAGAGGGAAGCTCAATGGGCACTTGCTCAGAGGACATTACATGGACTTCAACCACCAGAAGCTTCTAACCTCTTCAATGACAAGAGTAGCTACAGAGAGTTGTCTGAGATTGCCGAGCAGGCCAAGAGGCGAGCTGAGGTGGCAAG GCTTCGAGAGCTTCACACTCTGAAAGGGCATGTGGAGTCAGTGGTGAAGCTGAAGGGACTGGACATTGATACAATCCAACAACATTATACAGTTTAG